In Spirosoma sp. KUDC1026, the sequence TGGCGTAACGATCACATCATCGCCATCTTTCCAATCAGCAGGCGTTGCTACCTGATAGTCAGCCGTTAGCTGCAGCGAATCAATTACCCGCAGCAGTTCATTGAAATTCCGGCCCGTCGAAGCGGGATACGTCAGCGTCAGTTTAATTTTTTTATCGGGTCCGATCACGAACACCGACCGGACCGTTGCCTTCTCGCTGGCGTTGGGGTGGATCATGTCGTATAATGTGGCTACGTTCCGATCGGCATCGGCAATGATGGGAAAGTTAACTTCAGTTCCCGTCACGTCTTTAATATCGGGCGTCCAGCGGTTGTGCGACTCCAGATCATCTACCGACACGGCAATCACTTTTACGTTCCGCTTGCCGAATTCATCCTTCAGCAGCGCCGTACGGCCCAGTTCGGTAGTGCAAACGGGCGTAAAATCGGCTGGGTGCGAAAATAGCATACCCCATGAATTGCCTAACCATTCGTGAAATTGGATGTGTCCCTGGGTAGTATCGGCCTCAAAATCAGGGGCAATGTCTCCTAAGCGAAGTGACATAACTGAGATTGTTTAATTAGCTAATTCACTCTATATACTTTATAGAGAATTGTAAAACTTGAAAACCGGCCTCAACGCCGGTTTTCTGGGCAAACGTAGAAAATAATCCTGGAGTTCGCAATGAAGAGTATAGACAGGAAGAATGTGGACAGCAGACAGGATTAACATGAATTGCTGATAAGACATCATGTTAATCCTGTCTATAACCTTTAAATCAGCTTGTCCTCAACCGCCATACGAACGAGTTCGGCGGCATTGCGTACCTGTAACCGGCGCATCATGTTGGCCCGGTGGTTGTCAACTGTCCGAACGCTCAACTGGAGTTTTTCGGCGATTTCGCGGCTGCTCATCCCATCCACCAGGAACTGAAGAATTTCCTTTTCTTT encodes:
- a CDS encoding peroxiredoxin; the encoded protein is MSLRLGDIAPDFEADTTQGHIQFHEWLGNSWGMLFSHPADFTPVCTTELGRTALLKDEFGKRNVKVIAVSVDDLESHNRWTPDIKDVTGTEVNFPIIADADRNVATLYDMIHPNASEKATVRSVFVIGPDKKIKLTLTYPASTGRNFNELLRVIDSLQLTADYQVATPADWKDGDDVIVTPAVTNDQLEGKFPKGVTFVKPYLRTTPQPNK